The genomic region TAAAATCATCACAAGTTAGAAGACATTACAAGTGTCCTTTGAAAGTCAAGGAATTATGTATCAACTTCAAAGGATCATAActtgctcaatttttatcatcTTGAGtccattatttttatataataatcttGAATGAGTATAATTTAATCCATATTTGAAGTTCAAGAGCAAAATATAAATTGAACATCATGTTTGAAGaagaaacattataggtcatgttGGTGTGCCTAGGGTTTCAAGGCATAACTTGTGTGCAAGACTGTCCCAAGGCTAAATGattcaaaaatcattttctctTACATAACTTTTGAATTTATGCTTATTTttccattctctacaactttaatATTGGGACTTTAGGAAAATTCAAGCTCTAAGATGGACTTTTGGCATATGCatcaaggtgtttgatgaaatgactCTAGGAAAATGCCATGATTTTACCCAAGTTATCAAGATCATATCTCTTGATTCACAAAGAATTTGAGGATGATTCTTTTTTCAGTGTGTTCACCATAATGAGAAGCTCATTTGactcaaagaaaattaaaaaacgcACCAGCCAATTGAGAGAGGCCTTGATTCAAAGTTGTCTACTCAAAGAGGTCCAAagcttagaatttttctaagtatagaaACAAATTTTTCTACCAACTTTGAGGACTTGTAATTTTGTGCTCAAATGTCCAAATGCAAACTTTCCAAGCACATTGTGATCTTTGTAATCCCAGCTTTCCAAAGCTGGTTACTTGAGGCTGAAGTTTTCTCCATGATCAGATTTTCAAATGCTCTTAATTCAATTACTAGTCACTTAAGCACAAGTTTTTTTGTTTCTAATCAACTATAAAAAGCTTCAAGAAGATGATTAGAAATCAAAACGCATGGAATTGGTGAGAAGTTAGGACTCTGGACTCAATGGTAATCAGTTACTAGAAGTTGGTAATCGGTTAGCGATGAGAAAAATAAGTCTCTAGACTATTTTTTGTGCTGCTAACTGGTTACCAACAGTTGTTAACGAGTTAGCACTGTTGTGTGAAAATTCAGAGCTTGAAAAGGGAGTATCTTGAGCTATGTAAGTCTATTTGAGATGCAGTCGGAAGCGTTAGAAATCTTGTGACGAGAGCTATAACATAATGGAACCTTCATTGTCTTATTATCCTTCAATCCCCTTTTTGGTCCAGTTAACCCCACCATAGGTTGATTGGACATGAATTTTCTCCTATACTGGAGTGAAGGAATGGGGCATGGCGAGGCGTATACTCATTTGGAAACTCCCCTTAGTTATGACATAGTAGGAGTTTCGTTCTTATTTCCACGATGTGTTCGTTATGTTCTGTTTAAACAATTATAAGTGCATTCTATTATACGGATGTATTGAATAAATGGGCCTAACCTTTTGGAAACGCACTTGGGTTACTCACCTAAGCTATCGAGCAATGTGCTTGTGGGGGGTTCGATAAGGCGTATACCCACTTGTCGTTAACACACTTGTGTTGTCGATTGGTGTGCTTGTGTCCCCTAATTGGGTAGGCGTATACTATTCTAGATTCACTCGTATAATCATTAATGAACGCATGTGTGATTATTTTGTAATTGGCTATTGGTGAGAATAAACCATACGTtgaataattatgtgttaatctTGGTAATGTGTTCCGTTAGTGGATGAAATCGTGAAGGGTGTGTTCACTACTCGTGTGATAGTTCAATACATGATTAGAATCTACCGTAGTGTAACTCCAATGTTACTCCTTCCAGGGGAAATATAAATGAGTGTAACATCATTTATCCTACATTTTAAGTAAGTCCTAATAAggttatggaaccaccttgatgGTATTCCATGTGTGTGCCTTCATTGGGCAGGGGGTCTGATATATTCGTGGTGATATGACGCAGACATGCGTTACCCGTAGGATGCGTCGTCTATTGGCATAGAGGACAATATACTATATCATCACGAGTGGTAGGAAGTTGAATACTTCATTGGTTTTACCCTAGCAGAGTGCGAGTGTGTagtatattaatctattaaagaTTAGTAAACCCTATAGTGTTATGTGGACCCACAGGATAGGAgcactcactgagatttagtaagcTTATCACACTCCTATTTTTTAGGTACACTATAGAAACGAAGGAATTGCTAGAAGGGGTGGATTAAAGTCTAGGATGATCAGATGACATGAATACCTTATCAGATCTTATCTTTGTGTTGTGCATTGCTTGAAGATATACATGTTGTATATATTATTAGTTGTAGAGTTGAACTATATACGACTTAAGTATGTCATTTTCAGTTTTTGTATGGACTCAGTGCCAACATTTAACGTTTTTAAATATTATTCTATacatatatgtatggggtgttacatcgtCCTTTGATTTGATGTGACCTCTATCATACCTctcaatagaaaatataatacaattatttttctataatattaattacaaaaatatgtttttttaattatattattatgtatATATGGAAAGGATCAATGCACGGCGGGGAAACTTGATCCCCGTTGAGATAAGGATgggtttgcaatttttttatGAAGAATTAGGGTCAAGGGAGGTATAACCCAACCTCGCCACGCCTCTTTTCCATACTTGATGAGAATTAAAATTTTTTGATTTCACAAATTTGAGATGGGGAACTAGAGATTGATAATAATGGAATCAAAAGTACATTTAAGTGTATAAAACATACACATTGGACGATGATACTGTGTTAATATATCAAATTCCTAGAAAAAAGTAAATATGTCAAAGTAAAgctaaattgtttaaaaaaaagaaaaaaagttcgtCTACAGTAAGCGTTTAAATAAGTTGTTTAACGAAATAAGACCTTAGACGTATGCAATAAAAAATCCGGTTAAGAATTGTGCAGGTACTAGCCCTCactatatttttaagaaaaaatgtaTATACATTATAAAAGACCAAAAAAACATAAATTGTAAGTAATTTGACTAATTGGCTAAAGTTGGCCCACGCATCACACAAAAAATTCTCCCAATCTTTTCATTCGTGTGTAACATATGAGTAAATTCCAACACTTTTCAATCTTTAAAAGTTCAACGAGGGTTTTCTATCTCCACGCAGCTGTCGTCGTTGCTGTTCCCCACCGAACCAACATTCAACCTCTTCGTTAAACCACTTAAACCTCGTTTTCCGCTCTTTCTTCCTTCAACGTCGATCTACAAATaggtaaatctactcattttaatttttgttatcaaTCTTATACATTTATCATGTATTTTATTACCTTGTGAGCTTGGATTTTTATTAATGGCACAAACTCCATTCTTAGGGTTTGATAGTGATTTTTTGGGGTAATGGATTTTGAATTCTTAATTatgataataatttttaattttggtATATGTTTAATTTTGCAAGTTCATATATATGTTtcctatattatttaaatttcatgGGGCCATCCTTAAGGGCCTGATTAATCAGTGACTTCAATGGAGAGAAAATTGAGTCAATAGAGTTTGATTAGACATAAAGTAGCTATCTTgatttgtttaggagagagaaagtgagtgaaaaaaatatcaaatttttgttCTTTGGTGTAAAAAAACATGTATTTACGCAAACAATACATAAGAGATAGTTTGATCGAAATTGAATGATGAAGATTTCAAGGTCAGGATTTATGTTTTAAGAGTATAAAAAAAATGCTTGATATTTTTAACATCCGATCCGAATCTAACGACCATTGATGAAGTCACTACGTGATGCGACATAATgactatgaaaaataaaatatatgcttGAAATTGTGAAAGTTCGATAAAGATCTAACGATCGTCTAAGGTCAAACTTTAAAAGACCTAAGTTTGGCCTACAATCAATTTTTTAGGCATGACCTCGGCATATCGTCTACCATGAGAATTTTTTGGACtcgtataatattttgaaaaaaccttaaagcctatttaaaagtttCTTTCACATTATGGCCTGCAAGTTTCAACAATATTCCATTTGCCCGCTACTAATTTCTACCCATTTaagaaaaactaataaaataattacCATAAAATATGATTGCTTTGCAAGGTCTATTTAATAAACAAATGATACCAAATTTAAATAGACTAAGTCGTAGACTCGTGTAAGCCAAATTGACCTCTTTCAACTCCTAATGATAAGGAACtagctatttattttatttttgtttcaatttgGTTATTGTTATCTTATTTTGTTGTAACCAATTAGTTGATCtatttattttaacaaatttGTTAGTTATGGACCCATCACATATGAAGCTTCCAAAAAGAGAGAGGGACCCACAATATCAATTAATGTCAAAACGTCGAGTCACCCAAAATGGCGATCTCTCTTCTTTcgaaacaaacctacaactcaaACCATTTAAGGTAACCCAAAGTTGTGAACCAGatccacaacttaaaccatgtgGATTCTTCTCTTCTAGATCGGACTCACAACTTTACACATTTCAAGTAACCCATAATCGTAGACCCTCATATTCTAAACCATGCCCACAACTTAAACCCTATAAACCCTCCTCTATTAAAATGGACCCACAACTTAAACCACGTGGTGGACCCTCCTCTTACAAAACAGGCCCACAAAAATTATTTCAAGTAATCCAAAATTGTGAAGCCTCCTCTTCAAAAACAGGTCCACAATTTAAACCACGTGGACCCTCCTCTTCTAAAACGGGTCCACAATTTAAACCACGTGGACCCTCCTCTTCTAAGGACTCACAACTTAAAGCATTTCAAATAACCCAAAATTGTAGACCCTCCTCTTCTAAATCAGCCTCTTTGGTTAAACCATTTAAAGTCTCCAAGAAGACAATATCTTCTGAAAACTTCAACAATAAGACATCATGGTCAAAGGTTCAAAGAACCAATGAACCTGAGGAAAACAACCCACCACTATTCAAAAGCTTTAAAAAGAAAGTTGAAGCTACAAAACCGCATTTACAGCAGCGTTATTCTGATGATGCAACTTCAAGTTACAGCAACAACAAAGAGAAAGACAGAACATCCTTTGAAAACCATTCGTCATTGATTTCTCATGAAAAGGCAAAGAACAAAGTAGAATTTGCATTGAAGCACTTTCAAACCTTTGTAAGGACGTCTACTCTTTCCGGTGATGCAATTCCTATTGAAGCGTCAAAAATTCTGAAACGTAGAGGCAAATTTGTTCACGATGAGAAAAAGATTATAGGAGATGTCCCAGGAATAGAAGTTGGTGACGAGTTTCAGTATTTTGAAGTACTCAATGTTGTTGGTCTCCATCGTAATATCTTCAATGGAATTGATCATGTCAGACATAAAGGGGAGTTGATTGCAACTAGCATTGTTTCTTGCCGGTTATATGACGATAAACTTGATGATGCCAAATTGGTGATTTCTACTGGAGAACAAGGTAATGTTATTAATAATCAAAATCAACTTAAAGAAAATCTTGCATTGATCAACAGTTATTATGCTAAGAATCCTGTTAGAGTTATAATTAAGTTAAATTCAAAGAATGGTAGTGGTAGACTTAATGGTGGTGAAAAATATTGTTATTATGGTCTTTACAAGATTGATAGGATTGATCCAGAAATTGGAAAATCGGGTTACAAGCTTCTTTTGGTTAAATCACCTGATCAGAAAAAGGTTGTTTGCAGTGAATTGAGGAAGTATAAACAAATTGTGAAAAGGgaaaagtgcttggaatttgCTGAAGATGTTTCTATGGGAAAAGAGTATCTTCCTATACCTATGATTAATTGTGTGGATTCCGAAAGTGTTCCGAATTTTCGATATATTACTCGTATGGTTAATCGGTGTAAGTCTAAAATGGTCAATCCTCTTGAAGGAAATGTTGGGTGTGAATGTGTTGGTAATTGTTCTGATTCTGATAAATGTTCTTGTGCTGTGAAGAATGGAGGAAAATTTCCATTTAACAGAAATGGAACTATTGAGGCAACAAAAAAGGACGTAGTTTATGAGTGTGGTCCTTATTGTAAGTGTTCTTCGAAATGTCGCAATAGAGTTTCTCAAAATGGAATTAAATTTCCTCTTGAGATTTTCAAGACTGAGGCAAAAGGATGGGGTGTGCGGTCAGAAAAGAAAATTCCTTCAGGAAGTTTTATATGTGAGTATTTAGGTGAGATAATTGAAGACAAGAAAGCTCTGAAAATGATTGACAACGACGAGTATTTATTTAACATTGGTAATACAAATCACATGGATGGCTTGTTTACCATCGATGCGTCTAAGTATGGTAATGTGGCGAGATTTATCAACCACAGCTGTTCTCCGAATttgttttgtcaaaatattctttttgatcatGATGATGTTAGGATGCCACACATCATGCTATTTGCAGCCGAAGACATTCCGCGAAAGACAGAGCTGACTTACAATTACAATTACAAGATAGGTCAAGTGGTTGATAAAGGAGTTGTGAAGAAGAAGTATTGCTATTGTGGAGCTTCCGAATGTGTTGGTAGACTGTATTAATGAGTTTCTCAAAAAAGGTGATTCTTATTTACTTTTGATCCTCTCATTCAATCTTGTTCAtcaatttgttttcttttctacTTTATTAAAATGATATTTGATCTTGTTTCCTTATAATTCTTGCAGGTGACATTCAAGCCTAGCAGTTTCAGCTTTTAGTTTCTCTGCAACCAATATTCCCTTAGACTTTAGTTTCATTGCTGCAATTGCAATGTTCAGCAAAAACAATAGATTGGTTATTTACTGGAGTGCAATTACTTTAGATTAGAGCTACTATATGATTTTTGTAGTTGTGTTTCCTATTTATCATCTACAAAtgttgttatgttgtgtatgCAATGTTAGTGTTGGTTTTTATAGATTCTTCAATATAGATGGTAGAAAGAGCATAAAAGAGCAGAAATACAGATTGTAGAAAAACTCTTAATGAGGTCGATTATTGAAAATGCATGAACCTTGCACATGAATAATCCTGCGCAACAGTCACAAAATTTAAAGGTAGCTAATTGCGCGTTCCATTTTTGCTATCTCGCGTTCAATCAATTGAATAATCCCCCTAACTCTCATTTTCTCTCAAAAGCCCAGTTTTCAAATAATCCCCAAAATTTGTAAATCTGTCGAGTCTCCTAATCCCATTATCGGAAATAATCTCTCTCTTTTCAATGATTGAAGAATACAAATCATAAATTCTCCTATTGTTTTCGACTTTAATCAGGTTCATACCATGCTTTATATATCAATAAGTTTGTACCTTTTCTTCAATACTGTTTGcatacttgatttgttcttctgcaGTTACTGTTACTGTTACTAGGTTGAAATGTGTAATTCAAACTCATATGGCTCAAAACCTTTGGGCACTATTCTTATCAAGGTAAATAACTCTTTTTGTTACATTGGTTGTTAATTTGTAATAAGTTAGTTGATTTTAGGTTGAAATTAGAATCATTGATTGATTACTGCTAAAGCTTTTGTTGTTGTGCCTTTAATTAAATTTGAATTGCTGTGTTGCGATTTTGTTGAATTTTAGGAGATTTTAATTTAGTTATTAGAAGAAGTTTATAATCTTTTACTATGTCCAGTTATGTAGTTTTTTCAGTTCATCTGTATATCGTAAAACAAAAGAATAGATGCTTGAACTGCTAGGTTGAATCTGTTTGTTGATCTCTACGAGAATGATTTCTTGCTATTGATGTGTCAAATTAAGTCTTGTAGTTGCATACCACCTTATATATTTG from Vicia villosa cultivar HV-30 ecotype Madison, WI unplaced genomic scaffold, Vvil1.0 ctg.001425F_1_1, whole genome shotgun sequence harbors:
- the LOC131635102 gene encoding histone-lysine N-methyltransferase, H3 lysine-9 specific SUVH5-like — translated: MDPQLKPRGGPSSYKTGPQKLFQVIQNCEASSSKTGPQFKPRGPSSSKTGPQFKPRGPSSSKDSQLKAFQITQNCRPSSSKSASLVKPFKVSKKTISSENFNNKTSWSKVQRTNEPEENNPPLFKSFKKKVEATKPHLQQRYSDDATSSYSNNKEKDRTSFENHSSLISHEKAKNKVEFALKHFQTFVRTSTLSGDAIPIEASKILKRRGKFVHDEKKIIGDVPGIEVGDEFQYFEVLNVVGLHRNIFNGIDHVRHKGELIATSIVSCRLYDDKLDDAKLVISTGEQGNVINNQNQLKENLALINSYYAKNPVRVIIKLNSKNGSGRLNGGEKYCYYGLYKIDRIDPEIGKSGYKLLLVKSPDQKKVVCSELRKYKQIVKREKCLEFAEDVSMGKEYLPIPMINCVDSESVPNFRYITRMVNRCKSKMVNPLEGNVGCECVGNCSDSDKCSCAVKNGGKFPFNRNGTIEATKKDVVYECGPYCKCSSKCRNRVSQNGIKFPLEIFKTEAKGWGVRSEKKIPSGSFICEYLGEIIEDKKALKMIDNDEYLFNIGNTNHMDGLFTIDASKYGNVARFINHSCSPNLFCQNILFDHDDVRMPHIMLFAAEDIPRKTELTYNYNYKIGQVVDKGVVKKKYCYCGASECVGRLY